The window CTGGTGCGGGGCCTTCTGGCGATGTCGCCATGTGGCTGCATTGCCGTCTTCCATACCCATCAAGACGCTGCGCCGTGCCGGGTTGTGACAGGAGGCCTGCTTTTTTTCTGCCCTGGCGCGCTTGCCGGGGCCGCCTGTGCAGCGGTTCTCACGAACAGCGCTGTGCCCGTGTCTTTACAGTGGCAGCGTGGCGGGGATGCCCGCCAGCTTGTCCGGGTTGCGCACCGCGTAGATGGCCACGATGCGCTCGCCATCGGTCACAAACGCCTGGGCCGACTCGATGCGCCCGTCCACATAGCGCAGCAGGCCCGGCTCGCCGTTGATGAGCGCCATGCGGTAGACCACCTGCGCGCCCAGGCGCCGGAACAGTGCCCAGTACAGATTGGTGATGCGGAACGGCCCCACCAGCGGCTTGGGGAACGAGGGCACCACGCCGCCGCCATCGCCGATGAGCTGGGCGTCTTCGCTCAGCAGCGCCTCGATGGCTTGGCGGTCGCCACTCTGGGCGGCTTTCATGAAGCGTTGCAGCAACTGGTGGTGCACCGCCTGCGGCACCTCGAAGCGGGTGCGCGCCTGCTGCACGCGCTCGCTGGCGCGGTGCACCATCTGGCGGCAGCTGGCCTCGGTCTTGCCCAGCTGGGCAGCGATCTCGGGGTAGTCGTAGTCGAACACCTGGCGCAGCAAAAAGGCCGCGCGCTCCTCGGGCCCCAGGCGTTCCAGCACGTACATGAACGCCACCGACAGTTCGCCCGCCAGCTCGGCCGCCGACTCGGGCGTGTGGGCGTCCAGCTCCACCAGCGGCTCGGGCAGCCACCAGCCCACATAGGCCTCGCGCTCGGCCTTGGCCGCGCGCAGCCGATCAATGGACAGCCGCGTGACGATGGTCACCAGCCAGGCCTCGGCCGACTGCAGGGTGCTGGCGTCAGTGCGGCTCCAGCGCAGCCAGGCGTCCTGCAGCACATCCTCGGCATCGGCCCGCACGCCCAGCATGCGGTAGGCAATGCCAAAGAGGCGAGGGCGCAGGGTGGTGAAGGGGTCGGTGGTAGTCATGGCAATGGCGGCGGTGGAGTGCTTCAGTGAAGCACAGACGGCGCATACCTGCAGTTTGTGACAGCCGAGTTTGCAGACTACTATTTTGATAGCTGCTGGCGCATGTGGCACTGGCGCTTGGGTCACTTTGGGGCTTGAACCGCCTGCAATGTCCCGCGAGGGCCCCGCAAGACCGGCTACGGGCGCGGGGCCGGTTGCGTGAGCGATTCCAGCCGCGACAGGTAGTGCAGGGCCTGCGCCTGGCTGCTGCCACACATCTCGGCCGAGGGCATCAGCCCCGCGCACACTGCCGGGCGCTCGGGTTGGCCAAAGATGCGGCAGCGCGCGTCGTCCCCCAGCTGAATGCAGCGTACCCCCGCCGGCTTGCCCTGGGGCATGCCCGGGATGGGCGAGCTGATGGAAGGAGCGGTGCAGCAGGCGCCGCAGCCGGGGCGGCAGTCCACGAGCGGGCCGCGTTATTGGTCGCCAGCGGGCTGGAGGCGGCTGGCGCCCCACAGCACCTGGTCCACCACGGCACGCACGCGGTCGCGGTGGGCTAGCTGGATGAGGGCGCCACTGTCGTCAAATGCGCTGCCTGCCGAGCCCAGGGCAAACGCCTTCGGCGCGAGCCAGCATTCGGCGTTGATCAGCAGGGGGGCCAGGTGGCTCTGCGAGCGCAGGCCGCCCAGGGCGCCGGGCGAGGCGCTCAGCATGCCTACGACCTTGCCGCGAAAACTCTTGCCACCGTCCTGCCAGTCGGGGTTGCCCTTGACGGGGCTGGAGGCCCAGTCGATCGTGTTCTTGAGCAGGGCGGTGTAGCTGCCGTTGTACTCGGGCGAGCAGATGATCCAGGCCGGGTGCTGCCAGAGGATTTCCTTGAGGCGGATCACATCGGCGGGCGTGCCCTGGGCTTCGAGGTCGGCGTTGTACAGCGGGATGTTGAAGTCCGACAGCTCCATCAGCGTGACGCTGGCCCCCGCATCGCGCGCGATGGCGGCAGTGGCGTGGGCCAATTTGCGGTTGAAGGACTGTTGGCGGGTGCTGCCCGCGAAGATGAGAAGTTGGGTGGTCATGCGGGCCATTGGAGCACAAAGCCGGGGCAGGAATACTGCAAGCTGCCGCGCCAAAACGGGCGTGAGCGGGTGCTTGTTTCACGTGGAACATCCGTCCCAGGCAGTATGGTCCAGCAGCGCCGTGGACGAATGGCGCAGCCGCAGTGCCCAGGGCTTTGCACAAAAAGCATGCAAAGGTGGGAAAATCGCGGGTTTCCCCTTGCACCCTTGCCGCCCTGATGGGCCGGCGGTGGCGCAGCCCGCCGCCGTGCGACCTGCCCTTGTGGGGCCGTCGCAGGACGGCAGACGGTTTTGAATGTCGGGCCCACCGTGGCCCCGGAGCACCCCATGTTGTACCCCCAGGAATTTGATGTGATCGTTGTCGGCGGTGGCCATGCAGGCACCGAGGCCGCGCTGGCCGCTGCGCGCATGGGCCGCAAAACGCTGCTGCTGACCCACAACATCGAGACCCTGGGCCAGATGAGCTGCAACCCCAGCATCGGCGGCATCGGCAAAGGCCACTTGGTCAAAGAAGTGGATGCGCTGGGCGGTGCCATGGCGCTGGCCACGGACGAGGGCGGTATCCAGTTCCGCATCCTCAACAGCTCCAAGGGCCCTGCGGTGCGGGCCACGCGGGCGCAGGCGGATCGCATTCTGTACAAGGCCGCCATCCGCCGCATGCTGGAGAACCAGCCCAACCTCTGGCTGTTCCAGCAGGCGGTGGACGACCTGATGGTGGAGGGTGACCGTGTGGTGGGCGCCGTGACGCAGGTGGGCATCCGCTTTCGCAGCCGTACCGTGGTGCTGACGGCCGGCACCTTCCTGGACGGCAAGATCCATGTGGGCCTGAACAACTACGCGGCCGGCCGGGCGGGTGACCCGCCTGCGGTGTCGCTGTCGGCACGCCTCAAGGAGCTGAAGCTGCCCCAAGGGCGCCTGAAGACCGGGACGCCGCCGCGCATTGACGGGCGCAGCATCGACTTTTCGAAGTGCACCGAGCAGCCCGGGGACGGCATGCCCGGCGGTGTGAACGAGGGCACGGTGCCCGTGTTCAGCTTCATGGGCAATGCCGCCATGCACCCCCAGCAGGTGCCCTGCTGGATCACCCACACCAACGAGCGCACGCACGAGATCATCCGCAGCGGCTTTGACCGCAGCCCCATGTTCACCGGCAAGATCGAGGGCGTGGGCCCGCGCTACTGCCCGAGCGTGGAAGACAAGATCAACCGCTTCGCCGACAAGGACAGCCACCAGATCTTTCTGGAGCCCGAGGGGCTGACCACGCACGAGTTCTACCCCAACGGCATCAGCACCAGCCTGCCGTTCGATATCCAGTACGACCTGGTGCGCAGCATGCCGGGGCTGGAAAACGCACACATCCTGCGCCCCGGCTACGCCATCGAATACGACTACTTCGACCCGCGCTCGCTCAAGAGCAGCTTCGAGACGCGCCAGATCCAGGGCCTGTTCTTTGCCGGGCAGATCAATGGCACCACCGGCTATGAAGAGGCCGCGGCCCAGGGCCTGTTCGCCGGCATCAATGCCGCGCTGCAATGCCGGGGCGATGCGCCCTGGCTACCCGGCCGCGACGAGGCCTACCTGGGCGTGCTGGTGGATGACCTGATCACCAAGGGTGTGACCGAGCCCTACCGCATGTTCACCAGCCGGGCCGAGTTCCGCTTGCAGCTGCGCGAGGACAACGCGGATATGCGCCTGACCGAAGTGGGGCGCCAGATGGGTCTGGTGGATGACGCGCGCTGGGATGCCTTCAGCCGCAAGCGCGATGCGGTTTCACGTGAATCAGAACGCCTCAAGGCCACCTGGGTGAACCCGCGCAACCTGCCCGCCGCCGAATCCGAGCGGGTGTTGGGCAAGAGCATCGAGCACGAGTACAACCTGTTCGAGCTGCTGCGCCGCCCCGATGTGAACTACGCCAACCTGATGTCGATGGACGGTGGCAAGTACGCAACCGTCGATGTTTCACGTGAAACCCTGGGTGACCTGAGCGAGCCGGTGGTGGAGCAGGTGGAGATTGCCGCCAAGTACGCGGGCTACATCAACCGCCAGAAGGATGAAGTGGAGCGTGCCGCGCATTTCGAGAAGCTGCGCCTGCCGCCCGACCTGGACTACATGCAGGTCACGGCCCTGAGCATCGAGGCGCGCCAGGTGCTCAGCCGCCACCGGCCCGAGACCCTGGGCCATGCCTCGCGCATCACGGGTATCACGCCCGCGTCGATTTCGCTGCTGATGGTGCACTTGAAGAAGGGCGGTTTCAAGGAGTTTGCTGTGGCCCCAGCAACGCCCGCCAAGGCAGAAGGCGAAGTGGCGGCATGACGATGGCGGTGAATACCAACCACGACAGCTTGCGCCAACAACTGCAAGCCGGGGCGGACGCCCTGGCGCTGGGCTTGAGCGATGCGCAGGTCGGGCTGTTGATGGACTTTCTGGCGCTGCTGCAGAAGTGGAACAAGGTCTACAACCTGACGGCTGTGCGCGACCCGCAAGAGATGATGACGCACCACCTGCTGGATAGCCTGGCCGCTGTGGCGCCGCTGCGCAGGCATGTGGCAGGCCTGCAGCAGGGTGGGGCGGTGGCAGCGGTGAGGCTGCTGGATGTCGGATCGGGCGGCGGCCTGCCCGGCGTTGTGTTTGCCATCTGCTGCCCGGATGTGGATGTGAGCTGCGTAGACACCGTGGGCAAGAAGGCGGCGTTCATCCAGCAGGCGGCGGTGGCGCTCAAGCTGCGCAACCTGCATGGTGTGCATGCGCGGGTCGAGACGCTGACCACGCCGTTTGACCTCATCAGCTGCCGCGCGTTTGCCTCGTTGCCGGACTTCGTCACCTGGTCGCGCAGCGCGCTGGCGGCGCCCCACGGTGTGTGGCTGGCCATGAAGGGCAAGCACCCATACGATGAAATCGCCGCGCTGCCTGCGGATGTGGCGGTGTTTCACGTGGAACAGCTCACGGTACCCGGCCTGGACGCCGAGCGCTGCATCGTCTGGATGAAGCCCGCCTGATGGCCTTGGCGCTGCGGCGCCGACTTTTCAGCGACTGGGGCAGGGGGCTCGCGTAAACTCGGCTGCTCACCCGGGTGCATCTTTTGGCCGCACCCTCCCCGCGCACCAGGAGAAACCATGTTCGGCATCGCAGACTACGGCGCCTTTGTCGCTGCCATTGTGTTGTTCCTGCTCATCCCAGGCCCTGGCAATCTGGCGCTCATCACTTCCACCAGCAAGGGCGGTATCCGCGGCGGTTTGGCCGCCACCATGGGCGTGATTGCGGGTGACCAGGTGCTGATGTGGGCGGCGGTGGCCGGTGTGGCCACGCTGCTGGCCACCTACCCGGCGGCTTTCAACGCCGTGCAGTGGCTGGGCGCGGCCTACCTCGCGTGGCTGGGCTTCAAGATGGTCACGGCCAAGCCGGGCGCCCAGCCCATCCTGAACATCGAGCCGCGCCACTACTTCAAGCAGGCCGGGCTCATCACCTTGCTCAACCCCAAGGCCATCGTGTTCTACATGGCGTTCTTTCCTCTGTTCGTGGACCCGGCCCGGCACCAGGGCATGCTGACCTTTGGCGTGATGGCGGCCACGGTGGCGGCACTCACGTTTCTTTATGGCCTGGTCGCCGTGCTGCTCACGCACTTTCTGGCCGAGCGCATGCGCGCCAACCCGCGCATCGGCCGCGCGCTGGAAAAGATTGCGGGCGTCTTCCTGATCGGCTTTGGCATCAAGCTGGCCATCTCCAAATAACACCACTCGAACTGCAGCACCCACATGGCCAAGATTTTTTGCGTTGCCAATCAAAAGGGTGGGGTGGGCAAGACCACCACCACCGTCAACCTCGCCGCCGGCCTGGCCAAGATCGGCCAGCGCGTGCTGATGGTGGACCTGGACCCGCAGGGCAACGCCACCATGGGCTCGGGCGTGGACAAGCGCAGCCTCGACCTCACGGTGTACGACGTGCTGCTCGAATCCGCCTCGGTGAAAGAGGCTGCCGTGCTGTCGGACAAATGTGGCTACTGGGTGCTGGGCGCCAACCGCGAACTGGCGGGTGCCGAGGTGGAGCTGGTGACGCTGGAGCACCGCGAAAAGCGCCTCAAGGCCGCGCTGGCCGAGGCGGATGCCGACTTCGACTTTGTGCTCATCGACTGCCCGCCCTCGCTGTCCATGCTCACGCTCAACGGCCTGTGCAGCGCGCACGGCGTGATCGTGCCCATGCAGTGCGAATACTTTGCGCTCGAAGGCCTGACCGATCTGGTCAACACCATCAAGCAGGTGCATGCCAACCTCAATGCCGACCTGCAGATCATCGGTCTGCTGCGCGTGATGTTCGACCCGCGCATCACTCTGCAGCAGCAGGTGAGCGACCAGCTCAAGGGCCACTTTGGCGACAAGGTGTTCAACAGCGTGATCCCGCGCAACGTGCGCCTGGCCGAGGCGCCCAGCTACGGGCTGCCCGGCGTGGTGTTCGACCCGGCCGCCAAGGGCAGCCAGGCGTTTGTGGAGTTTGCGCAGGAAATGGTCGAGCGGGTGCAAAGCATGCCTGCCGCAGCCTCTTCCATGGCCAAAATGGCCGCAGGTGCTTAAAGAACAAGCGTTGATAGCTATAAATTCGATAGTAATGAAGGCCTCCAACATCCTGCTGCTGCCTGGTTGGCAGAACTCCGGCCCCGACCACTGGCAAAGCCGCTGGGAGGCCGCGCACGGCTACCAGCGCGTGGAGCAGCACGACTGGATGCGCCCGCTGCGCGGCGATTGGTCGGCCCGCCTGGAAGAGACCGTGGCCGATGCCGACGGCCCGGTGGTGTTGGCGGCGCACAGCCTGGGCTGCATCCTCACGACCTGGTGGGCGGCGCACACCCGCCACGCGGCCAAGGTGCGCGGCGCGCTGCTGGTAGCGCCGGGCGATGTGGAGCGGCCGGACCTGGCAGCGCAGATCCACGGCTGGGCGCCCATCGCGCGCCAGCCTCTGCCTTTCCCCACCATGCTGGTGGGCAGCCGCAGCGACCCGTATTGCAGCTTCGAGCGCGCCCAGGGCCTGGGCGAGGCCTGGGGAGCGCGTTTTGTCGACTACGGCGAGCGCGGGCACATCAATGCCGAATCCGGGCTGGGCGACTGGGACGAGGGGCGGGGCTGGCTGATGCAGCTTGCCACGGCGTAAGCCGCACAACGGCCTGTTTCCGAGCCATGTCCAAAATCTCTCTCGCCGCCATTGCCGATCAACTGCCCCGCGCCTGGAACTCCACGGTAGTGGGTCGTGCTGCGGGCGCCAACCTCAAGGTGCTGCGCATGGACGACGCGGCCTACCCCGACGAGTCGCACGACTTTGACGAAGCGCTGTTGGTGCCGGACGGCTGCATGCGCCTGGACCTGCAAGGGCAGGTCACCGAGGTGAACGCGGGCGAGGTGTTCATCGTCCCGGCAGGCGTGCCCCACGCCGTGGCGCCCGGCAGCCACGGCACGCTGGTCATCATCGACCGCTGATTCTTCCCCCTTTCCTTTTTCCTTTCGCGAGACGCATTTCATGGTCACCAAAAAACCCAAGGGCCTCGGCCGAGGCCTGGAAGCCCTGCTGGGCCCCAAGGTCGAAGACAAAGTGGAGCAGGCCCAGGCCGCCGAAGCGGGCCTGCCCAGCAGCCTGCCGTTGTCCGAGCTGGTGCCGGGTGTGTACCAGCCGCGCACGCGCATGGACGAGGGCGCGCTGTACGAGCTGGCCGAGTCCATCAAGGTCCAGGGCGTCATGCAGCCCATCCTGGTTCGGCGCCTCACGGGCGGTGAGCACGCGGGCAAATACGAAATCATTGCGGGCGAGCGGCGCTTTCGGGCCTCACGCCTGGCAGGCTTGGCCGAGGTGCCGGTGCTGGTGCGCGATGTGCCCGACGAGTCAGCCGCTGCCATGGCGCTCATCGAAAACATCCAGCGCGAAGACCTCAACCCCCTGGAAGAAGCCCAGGGCCTGCAGCGCCTGGTCAAGGAGTTTGGCCTGACGCACGAGCTGGCCGCGCAGGCCGTGGGCCGCTCGCGCAGCGCCGCCAGCAACCTGCTGCGCCTCTTGAACCTGGCCGAGCCGGTGCAGACCATGCTGATGGCGGGCGATATCGACATGGGCCATGCGCGTGCGCTGCTGTCGCTGGACCGCGCCGCACAGATCACGGCCGGCAACCAGATCGCGGCCAAGAAGCTGTCGGTGCGCGAGGCCGAGGCCTTGGTCAAAAAGATCGGCGCCGAGTTCAGCCTGGTGCCGCAAAAGCCCCAGAAGGAAAAGTCGCGCGACTTGAAGCGCGTGGAAGAAGAACTCTCGGACCTCCTCATGGCCGAGGTCGAGGTGCGCGTGAAAAAACGCGTCAAGCGCCACGGCCGGGTGGAAGACATGGGCGAGCTGGCGATCCAGTTCGGGTCACTGGAAGCTTTGAACGGGCTGATCGACCGCCTGCGCGGCTGACGGATCGTTCCGCGCTGGCGCGGCCTGTCGCCGCGCAAGATGGCGTGAAATAGCGCACATAAACGGTTTCCACAAGTAACTTGCAGGGGCAAAATGCGTCCTTGCGGGGCCTACACTGCGCTGCGTTCAACACACCCGGGTTGACCGCAAGGCCTCTTCACTGGGCGGCGACGAAGCCGCTTTGCGGCCCACGATGGTTTGCCGGGTGATCCATGTATCTCCTGGAGCAGACCCGATGACGAAGACCCCTTTGCGCTACCTGACCCCCGCCTGCCTGGCCGCCGGCCTGTGCATTGCCAGCCTGGGCGCCCAGGCCCAAAACACCAAGGCCCCCAAGGTGCAGCTGTGGATGGACCTGTCCACCGGCACCATGGCCGGCATGCCCGAGATGGACAGCCTGCCCGGTGGCGGCGGCATGCTTGGCGGTCTCATGGGGGGCATGGGCGGCGGCGCTGCGGCGGGTATGGGGGGCGGCAGCAACACGTCGTACGGCAACGCACGCGCCATGTCCATCATGCCGCCGCGGGTCATCGATATCGCCTTGCACAACAGCCTGCGCCCCGGCGTCGAGGCCAGCCAGTCCATCCCGCCGGGCATGCGCATGGGCGAGTCCCTGCCGCTGATCCCGCCGCGTGCCCAACCCACCCAGACCGAGCCGGGCGAAGTGCCGCGTGAGTACCAGCAACAGCAGCCCAAGGGCCGCATCCTGCTGTACTGGGGCTGCGGTAGTGCGGTGCGTCCGGGCCAGCCCCGCGTCATCGACCTCGCGCGTGCCAAGCCCTCCGACTACGCCCAGGCCTTTGCAGGCCGTGCCGTGCCCGACCGGGGGCCGCGTGTGGGCCCGGCCTATGCGCTGTATCCCAACGAGCGCAACCAGGTCAGCCTGTCGCGGGACAGCTCGGTGGTGGGCGACCATCAGGTGCGTGGCGACGGCGTGCCCGCGTCGATGAAGTTCACGCTGGGCGCGGCGCAGGACCTGATGCCCGCCATTGACCTGCGCACCACTGGCAAGCCGCAGGACAGCATGGGCACCAGCTGGCAGCCGGTGCGCAATGCGCGCGCCTACTACCTGCACGCCATGTCGCAAAGCGGCGACGACCTCATCATGTGGTCCAGCGCCGAGACGCCCGACACCGGCATGGGCCTGTTCGACTACCTCTCGCCCGCCACCATCGACCGCTGGCTCAAGGAGCGCGTGCTGCTGCAGACCGAGACCACGCAGTGCGCCATCCCCCAGGGCATCTTTGCGGGCGGCGGGCGCGATGCCACGCCCATGCTGCGCATGATGGCCTATGGTGGCGAAAGCCACATCGTGTACCCACCCCGCCCGGCCGACCCCAAGGCCGCTTGGGAGCCCGAATGGGCCGTGCGCGTGCGAGTGAAGTCGCACACCATGGCCATGCTGGGCGAGGAGATGCAGGGGCGCCGTGGCGGCATGGGCGCGGCACCCGGCGCACCGTTGGGCGGCACAGGCGCCTATTCCAGCGGCATGGGCGGTGCGCCTGCAGGCCAGCCGCCGGCGGGCGACGGCGGCACGGACGCCGGCAACGTGGTCAACCCCGTCAATCTGCTGCGCGGCATTTTTGGCCGCTGAGAACGGAACCATGCTCGCCCTGCGCATGCCCTGGCCCCTTCCCGCACTGGCGGCGTGGGCGTGCGCGTGGTTGATCTTCGTGGCGCTGCAGCGCGCGGTTCCGCCGGTGGCCGCCTTGCTGGTGGCCTGCCTGCTGGGCACGGCTGCCAGTGTGCTGGGCGACAGCTGGTGGCGGCGCGGGCTGATTGCCGCCGGGTTCCCGTTGTCGCTGGCGTTGCTGGGGGCGGCCAGCCTGCCCACCTGGGCATGGCTGGTGCCGCTGTCGCTGTTGTTGCTGGTCTATCCGCTCAATGCGTGGCGCGATGCGCCGCTGTTCCCCACGCCGCGCCATGCGCTGCAGTCTCTGGCGGTGCAGGCACCGCTGCCTTTGGATGCGCGCGTGCTCGATGCGGGCTGTGGCCTGGGCGACGGCCTCCACGCCCTGCGCCATGCCTACCCCGCCGCCCAGCTCGACGGGCTGGAGTGGAGCTGGCCGCTGCGCCTGCTGTGTGGGTTGCGCTGCCCCTGGGCCCAGGTGCGGCGTGCCGACATGTGGAAGGCCGACTGGAGCGCCTACCAGATGGTGTACCTGTTCCAGCGGCCCGAGAGCATGGCCCGCGCGGCCGCCAAGGCCCAGGCCGAGCTGGCCCCGGGTGCGTGGCTGGTGAGCCTGGAGTTTGCGGTGCCTGGCTGGCTGCCCAGCGCCCAGCTGCGCGCCCCTGGCGGGCGGGTGGTGTGGCTGTACCGCATGCCGCGTTTGCGTGGGGAGGTCTGACCATGCGATGCAAGCAACAAGGACGCTGGTCCGCGTGTTCATGTGTGTTGCGGGCCCCACACACCGTTACAGAAAAGACACAACCTTTTGCTACATTGCGCGGCTGGCTACAACCCCATACACAACAACCAAGAAACTCACAGCCACAGGGGGGCCGCGCACAGCACGTATTCGCACCGGGAGGGGGCGCACGCGCTGACAGCACCCGCCTTGACCGGATTTCCACCACGCACGCCGTATTCGCAGCGCGCAGCCCCCAGGGTGGCCGCTGCGTGGCCGTGCGTGGGGAGCGCGGGGCGTTTCTGGTGAGCAATTGACCGATCTGCAAGGAGCATCCATGACCGCCCACCCATCCCGTTTCCGTCCGCGCCTGCTGTGGGCACTGGCGCTGAGCGCAGCCCTCACCGGTTGCGCCACCATGCAGAGCCACGACAAGCTGGCCACCGACATGCAAACCGCCGGGCGCAGTGGCGGCATCCCCGCCGCGCTGGCCAGCCTGGAGAGCACGGCCAAGACCGAAGAAGAAAAAACGGCGCTGCTCTACAACATGGAACGCGGCGAACTGCTGCGCATGGACCGCCGCTACCCCGACAGCACCAACGCCTTCCTGCTGGCCGACAACAAGGTCAAGGAATGGGAAGAAACCGCCAAGACCAACCCCAGCAAGCTCATGGGCACCGTGGGCGCAGCCTTGGTGAGCGAGCGCCTGAAGGTCTACGAAGGCCAGGACTATGAAAAGGTGTGGCTGACCACGCGGCTGGCGCTCAACCGCATGGCCGTGGGCGATTTTGAAAACGCCCGTGTGGACATCAAGCGCACGCACGAGCGCGAAGCCATCATTGCCGAGTTCCGCTCCAAGGAGACCCTGGCAGCCGAAGAAGAAGCCAAGTCCAAGGGCGCTACATCGGGCGGCAAAGAGCTCAACGGCTACCCCGTGGAGACCCTCAATGACCCCGAGGTGCTGGCCCTCAAGAACGGCTACTCCAACGCCCTGAGCCACTACCTGGCGGGCTTCCTGTACGAAATGCTCAATGAGCCCGGCCTGGCCGCGCCCGGTTACCGCAAGGCCATCGAGCTCAAGCCAGACACTCCCG of the Acidovorax sp. 107 genome contains:
- a CDS encoding cupin domain-containing protein → MSKISLAAIADQLPRAWNSTVVGRAAGANLKVLRMDDAAYPDESHDFDEALLVPDGCMRLDLQGQVTEVNAGEVFIVPAGVPHAVAPGSHGTLVIIDR
- a CDS encoding NADPH-dependent FMN reductase, which produces MTTQLLIFAGSTRQQSFNRKLAHATAAIARDAGASVTLMELSDFNIPLYNADLEAQGTPADVIRLKEILWQHPAWIICSPEYNGSYTALLKNTIDWASSPVKGNPDWQDGGKSFRGKVVGMLSASPGALGGLRSQSHLAPLLINAECWLAPKAFALGSAGSAFDDSGALIQLAHRDRVRAVVDQVLWGASRLQPAGDQ
- a CDS encoding alpha/beta hydrolase, yielding MKASNILLLPGWQNSGPDHWQSRWEAAHGYQRVEQHDWMRPLRGDWSARLEETVADADGPVVLAAHSLGCILTTWWAAHTRHAAKVRGALLVAPGDVERPDLAAQIHGWAPIARQPLPFPTMLVGSRSDPYCSFERAQGLGEAWGARFVDYGERGHINAESGLGDWDEGRGWLMQLATA
- the mnmG gene encoding tRNA uridine-5-carboxymethylaminomethyl(34) synthesis enzyme MnmG, with the translated sequence MLYPQEFDVIVVGGGHAGTEAALAAARMGRKTLLLTHNIETLGQMSCNPSIGGIGKGHLVKEVDALGGAMALATDEGGIQFRILNSSKGPAVRATRAQADRILYKAAIRRMLENQPNLWLFQQAVDDLMVEGDRVVGAVTQVGIRFRSRTVVLTAGTFLDGKIHVGLNNYAAGRAGDPPAVSLSARLKELKLPQGRLKTGTPPRIDGRSIDFSKCTEQPGDGMPGGVNEGTVPVFSFMGNAAMHPQQVPCWITHTNERTHEIIRSGFDRSPMFTGKIEGVGPRYCPSVEDKINRFADKDSHQIFLEPEGLTTHEFYPNGISTSLPFDIQYDLVRSMPGLENAHILRPGYAIEYDYFDPRSLKSSFETRQIQGLFFAGQINGTTGYEEAAAQGLFAGINAALQCRGDAPWLPGRDEAYLGVLVDDLITKGVTEPYRMFTSRAEFRLQLREDNADMRLTEVGRQMGLVDDARWDAFSRKRDAVSRESERLKATWVNPRNLPAAESERVLGKSIEHEYNLFELLRRPDVNYANLMSMDGGKYATVDVSRETLGDLSEPVVEQVEIAAKYAGYINRQKDEVERAAHFEKLRLPPDLDYMQVTALSIEARQVLSRHRPETLGHASRITGITPASISLLMVHLKKGGFKEFAVAPATPAKAEGEVAA
- a CDS encoding RNA polymerase sigma-70 factor, whose translation is MTTTDPFTTLRPRLFGIAYRMLGVRADAEDVLQDAWLRWSRTDASTLQSAEAWLVTIVTRLSIDRLRAAKAEREAYVGWWLPEPLVELDAHTPESAAELAGELSVAFMYVLERLGPEERAAFLLRQVFDYDYPEIAAQLGKTEASCRQMVHRASERVQQARTRFEVPQAVHHQLLQRFMKAAQSGDRQAIEALLSEDAQLIGDGGGVVPSFPKPLVGPFRITNLYWALFRRLGAQVVYRMALINGEPGLLRYVDGRIESAQAFVTDGERIVAIYAVRNPDKLAGIPATLPL
- the rsmG gene encoding 16S rRNA (guanine(527)-N(7))-methyltransferase RsmG encodes the protein MTMAVNTNHDSLRQQLQAGADALALGLSDAQVGLLMDFLALLQKWNKVYNLTAVRDPQEMMTHHLLDSLAAVAPLRRHVAGLQQGGAVAAVRLLDVGSGGGLPGVVFAICCPDVDVSCVDTVGKKAAFIQQAAVALKLRNLHGVHARVETLTTPFDLISCRAFASLPDFVTWSRSALAAPHGVWLAMKGKHPYDEIAALPADVAVFHVEQLTVPGLDAERCIVWMKPA
- a CDS encoding YkgJ family cysteine cluster protein encodes the protein MDCRPGCGACCTAPSISSPIPGMPQGKPAGVRCIQLGDDARCRIFGQPERPAVCAGLMPSAEMCGSSQAQALHYLSRLESLTQPAPRP
- a CDS encoding methyltransferase type 12, whose translation is MLALRMPWPLPALAAWACAWLIFVALQRAVPPVAALLVACLLGTAASVLGDSWWRRGLIAAGFPLSLALLGAASLPTWAWLVPLSLLLLVYPLNAWRDAPLFPTPRHALQSLAVQAPLPLDARVLDAGCGLGDGLHALRHAYPAAQLDGLEWSWPLRLLCGLRCPWAQVRRADMWKADWSAYQMVYLFQRPESMARAAAKAQAELAPGAWLVSLEFAVPGWLPSAQLRAPGGRVVWLYRMPRLRGEV
- a CDS encoding ParB/RepB/Spo0J family partition protein — translated: MVTKKPKGLGRGLEALLGPKVEDKVEQAQAAEAGLPSSLPLSELVPGVYQPRTRMDEGALYELAESIKVQGVMQPILVRRLTGGEHAGKYEIIAGERRFRASRLAGLAEVPVLVRDVPDESAAAMALIENIQREDLNPLEEAQGLQRLVKEFGLTHELAAQAVGRSRSAASNLLRLLNLAEPVQTMLMAGDIDMGHARALLSLDRAAQITAGNQIAAKKLSVREAEALVKKIGAEFSLVPQKPQKEKSRDLKRVEEELSDLLMAEVEVRVKKRVKRHGRVEDMGELAIQFGSLEALNGLIDRLRG
- a CDS encoding ParA family protein codes for the protein MAKIFCVANQKGGVGKTTTTVNLAAGLAKIGQRVLMVDLDPQGNATMGSGVDKRSLDLTVYDVLLESASVKEAAVLSDKCGYWVLGANRELAGAEVELVTLEHREKRLKAALAEADADFDFVLIDCPPSLSMLTLNGLCSAHGVIVPMQCEYFALEGLTDLVNTIKQVHANLNADLQIIGLLRVMFDPRITLQQQVSDQLKGHFGDKVFNSVIPRNVRLAEAPSYGLPGVVFDPAAKGSQAFVEFAQEMVERVQSMPAAASSMAKMAAGA
- a CDS encoding LysE family transporter; its protein translation is MFGIADYGAFVAAIVLFLLIPGPGNLALITSTSKGGIRGGLAATMGVIAGDQVLMWAAVAGVATLLATYPAAFNAVQWLGAAYLAWLGFKMVTAKPGAQPILNIEPRHYFKQAGLITLLNPKAIVFYMAFFPLFVDPARHQGMLTFGVMAATVAALTFLYGLVAVLLTHFLAERMRANPRIGRALEKIAGVFLIGFGIKLAISK